One genomic window of Elaeis guineensis isolate ETL-2024a chromosome 2, EG11, whole genome shotgun sequence includes the following:
- the LOC105042289 gene encoding protein NINJA homolog 1, translating to MEDENGLELSLGLSCGGSSGKSKGRDAPSDTSLDEGSSSKLLGGNITTSDISFKNFLQTSAENQVHSGKQKGDPVSPSHENFWTDLGKHAATVANVSKDVQSSQSQFTRYQQPWIPNNKTTDSEQQKSGINKRKLSFEEINIQKKHEKVVDHGDDAQVKGLAGVNLLKRSPISVTAEDASSGENEDVAESEAEGSNSWLVSQREDNSKRSEVPKVADKHVLNDHSGISFQRQKQLSFSGNDSNPEIGKVAYGIPLPLQPLTVMSVPYSVPVKVSTTSGAPNATGVPSPCVVQLMPLANNERPVVQTMNTSNLQLAFGYSPVQLPTLERSSSWALGSQPQHASSFAIKDNADGASQHSEDDMKRSHAFTYEGKSSELAKGSGKHIGEAGASSSSQVEEEGRGSNTIFRQKETTNQPVAESFSHEGCAIRPGIFASNLKFGGCGSCPDLPWVSTTGPGPNGKTISGVTYQFDRNQRKIVCACHGSHMTEEEFIQHASADASNQENNTSLASFPASNPAASAQN from the exons ATGGAGGATGAGAATGGCCTTGAGCTAAGCTTGGGCCTTTCTTGTGGAGGATCTTCAGGGAAATCTAAAGGAAGAGATGCTCCATCAGATACCTCATTAGATGAAGGTAGTAGTTCCAAATTGTTAGGCGGCAACATAACTACTTCTGACATCTCATTCAAGAACTTCTTGCAAACAAGTGCTGAGAACCAAGTCCATAGTGGGAAACAAAAGGGTGATCCAGTTTCACCATCGCATGAGAACTTCTGGACAGACCTTGGGAAGCATGCTGCCACTGTGGCAAATGTCTCTAAAGATGTGCAGAGCAGTCAATCACAGTTCACCAGGTATCAACAGCCGTGGATCCCAAATAACAAAACAACTGACAGTGAGCAACAGAAATCAGGTATCAACAAACGAAAATTGTCATTCGAGGAGATAAATATTCAAAAGAAGCATGAAAAGGTAGTTGACCATGGTGATGATGCACAAGTTAAGGGCCTTGCCGGTGTTAATTTATTAAAAAGGTCCCCCATTTCAGTTACTGCAGAGGATGCTTCATCTGGTGAAAATGAGGATGTTGCAGAGTCAGAAGCAGAAGGCTCAAACTCTTGGTTGGTTTCACAGCGTGAGGACAATTCCAAACGCTCTGAAGTTCCCAAAGTTGCCGACAAACATGTTTTAAATGACCACAGTGGAATTAGTTTTCAAAGGCAGAAACAGCTGTCTTTCTCAGGAAATGATTCCAATCCTGAAATCGGGAAAGTGGCATATGGGATTCCATTGCCACTTCAACCACTGACTGTCATGTCTGTACCCTATTCAGTACCAGTTAAGGTATCAACTACTTCAGGTGCGCCTAATGCAACAGGGGTTCCTTCACCATGCGTTGTGCAACTGATGCCTCTTGCAAATAATGAACGGCCTGTGGTCCAAACAATGAATACTAGCAACCTGCAGCTTGCTTTTGGTTATTCTCCAGTCCAGCTTCCGACATTAGAGAGAAGTTCTTCATGGGCTCTTGGTTCTCAGCCTCAGCATGCGTCTTCCTTTGCTATAAAAGACAATGCTGATGGAGCCTCACAACATTCCGAGGATGACATGAAGAGATCTCATG CTTTCACATATGAGGGAAAGTCATCAGAGTTGGCAAAAGGCAGTGGTAAACATATTGGGGAGGCTGGTGCATCCTCTTCTTCTCAGGTTGAAGAGGAGGGCAGGGGAAGCAATACAATCTTTAGGCAAAAGGAAACAACAAACCAACCTGTAGCAGAAAGCTTTTCTCATGAAGGATGTGCTATAAGGCCAGGTATATTTGCATCAAATTTGAAGTTTGGAGGATGTGGTTCTTGTCCAGATCTTCCATGGGTTTCGACCACTGGACCAGGCCCAAATGGGAAAACCATATCTGGTGTTACCTACCAATTTGACAGAAACCAAAGAAAGATTGTCTGTGCCTGCCACGGGTCTCACATGACCGAAGAAGAGTTTATTCAACATGCAAGTGCAGATGCATCCAACCAGGAAAATAATACAAGTTTAGCATCATTTCCTGCTAGCAATCCAGCGGCTTCAGCCCAGAACTAA
- the LOC105042296 gene encoding sugar transport protein 14-like yields the protein MAGGFVGGDVGKRAELYEGRITSYFILACIVGSLGGSLFGYDLGVSGGVTSMDDFLKEFFPSVYRRKQAHLHETDYCKYDNQLLTLFTSSLYFAGLISTFGASYVTRKYGRRISIMGGAVSFFLGGAINAGAVNLFMLIIGRILLGVGIGFGNQAVPLYLSEIAPPKIRGAVNQLFQLTTCLGILVADIINYFTEQLHPWGWRLSLGLAMVPATLMFIGGLFLPETPNSLVEQGKLDKARKILEKVRGTTKVDAEFEDLKEASDAARAVKHPFRNLLKPKNRPQLIIGALGIPAFQQLSGMNSILFYAPVIFQSLGMGSGASLYSSIITSSMLVLGALVSMSVVDRLGRRFLFIEAGIQMISSMVVVAITLALKFGRGVMLPKDLAIILVVAICAFVVAYGWSWGPLGWLVPSEIFPLETRSAGQSMVVCVNLFFTAAIAQCFLAMLCHLRYGVFILFAGLIVIMSLFIILLLPETKQVPIEEMSYLWEKHWFWKSIVCRQDSDNKVQNQQAAAV from the exons ATGGCAGGAGGTTTTGTCGGCGGTGATGTAGGCAAGAGAGCAGAGCTCTATGAAGGCAGGATCACCAGTTACTTCATCTTGGCATGTATTGTTGGATCCCTTGGTGGATCCCTTTTTGGATACGATCTTGGTGTCTCTG GTGGAGTCACTTCCATGGATGATTTCTTAAAGGAGTTCTTCCCCAGTGTGTACCGAAGGAAACAAGCACATCTTCATGAAACCGACTACTGCAAATATGACAACCAGCTTCTTACTCTCTTCACATCTTCCCTCTATTTCGCGGGCCTCATCTCTACCTTTGGGGCCTCATATGTGACCAGAAAATatggaagaaggatcagcatcatgggtggtgcagttagcttctTCCTTGGTGGTGCTATCAATGCAGGAGCAGTTAATCTCTTTATGCTGATCATTGGCCGAATTCTCCTCGGAGTGGGCATTGGTTTTGGAAATCAG GCAGTTCCTCTCTATCTCTCTGAGATTGCACCACCAAAGATCCGAGGGGCAGTTAACCAGTTGTTCCAACTGACTACCTGCTTGGGGATTTTGGTTGCTGACATTATCAACTACTtcacagaacagctccacccatgGGGTTGGAGGCTTTCTCTTGGCCTAGCCATGGTGCCTGCAACTCTTATGTTCATTGGAGGACTTTTTCTTCCAGAGACTCCAAACAGCCTTGTCGAACAAGGGAAGCTAGATAAAGCAAGAAAGATTTTGGAGAAGGTGAGGGGAACTACAAAGGTAGACGCAGAGTTTGAGGACCTCAAGGAGGCCAGTGATGCAGCCCGAGCAGTCAAGCACCCTTTTCGGAACCTCCTCAAGCCGAAGAACCGTCCCCAGCTTATAATAGGTGCACTTGGAATCCCCGCATTCCAGCAGCTCTCTGGCATGAACTCCATATTGTTCTATGCTCCAGTGATCTTCCAAAGCTTGGGCATGGGTTCAGGGGCTTCTCTCTATTCATCTATTATAACCAGCTCAATGCTTGTTCTTGGTGCACTCGTTTCAATGTCGGTTGTTGATAGGTTGGGAAGGAGGTTTTTGTTCATCGAAGCTGGTATTCAAATGATCAGCTCAATG GTGGTTGTCGCTATTACTCTTGCACTAAAATTTGGTCGCGGAGTGATGCTCccaaaagatttggctatcatcctgGTGGTTGCGATCTGTGCATTTGTTGTGGCTTATGGATGGTCTTGGGGGCCTCTTGGGTGGTTGGTTCCTAGTGAAATTTTCCCACTGGAGACGAGATCAGCAGGCCAAAGCATGGTGGTTTGTGTCAACCTTTTCTTCACTGCTGCAATAGCACAGTGCTTCCTTGCCATGTTATGCCATTTAAGATATGGGGTCTTCATCCTATTCGCGGGCTTGATTGTGATTATGTCCTTGTTCATCATCCTGCTCCTGCCGGAGACCAAGCAAGTGCCCATTGAGGAGATGTCTTATCTGTGGGAGAAGCATTGGTTCTGGAAGAGCATTGTGTGCAGGCAAGATTCGGATAATAAGGTTCAAAACCAACAAGCAGCAGCTGTTTAG
- the LOC105042989 gene encoding carotenoid 9,10(9',10')-cleavage dioxygenase 1, with protein sequence MSSMCHSFCPQGSGRRPPIATRISHLTTSLSSSLKPFFRELQEAHTRIDVSKIIKNTSQRFLDAFVDSTFQFILQPILPSQSNFAPVDEIGDAVSITNIQGEIPADFPEGVYIRNGSNPLFGALLSTESLFGRSSNVWVEGEGMLHALSFAKDAAGQWTLSYKNRYVQSETFKLEKERNKPCFLPTIEGDSLSILAAYVLNQLRFGKINKYISNTNVFEHAGRVFSNAENHIPHEIDIYSLETYGIWDFDGTWDRPFTTHPERAPGSGELVIFGIDAKKPFFVLGVLSADGKKLMHKVDLKLARSTFCHDIGVTKMYNIILDMPLIVDLNRLVRGGPLMKFEKESYARIGVMPRYGDADSVKWFEVDPYCTFHIVNCFETGDEVVVMGCRAPESIIPGPDLGIDKYQWFSKGFKPMTKKAKCADNIFEEGYLYSRMYEWRLNMKTGGVTGRYLTGTDFSIDFPTINDHFIGLYNKYAYAQVVDSPASSICALPKYGSLAKFYLEEQVNGITELEKHYEHLVKVEHHQLGRNQFCSGAAFVSKRGDCDEDDGWIVSFVHNEDTNASQVYIIDTKSFESDPIVKITLPQRVPYGFHGTFISRSTQC encoded by the exons ATGAGTTCTATGTGTCATTCTTTCTGTCCACAAGGGTCTGGCCGAAGGCCTCCCATAGCCACCCGAATTAGTCATCTGACCACCTCCCTCTCTTCGTCTCTAAAA CCTTTCTTTAGAGAGCTGCAGGAGGCTCATACGAGAATTGATGTGTCGAAGATCATCAAGAACACCTCGCAGAGGTTCCTAGATGCATTTGTGGACTCCACGTTCCAATTCATCCTTCAGCCCATACTCCCATCTCAG AGCAACTTTGCACCAGTTGATGAGATTGGAGATGCCGTGAGCATCACCAACATCCAAGGGGAGATTCCAGCTGATTTCCCAGAGGGCGTATATATTAGAAATG GTTCGAACCCACTGTTCGGCGCGCTGCTGTCGACGGAGTCGCTGTTCGGGAGGTCGAGCAACGTCTGGGTAGAGGGGGAGGGCATGCTCCACGCCCTCTCCTTCGCCAAGGACGCGGCCGGCCAGTGGACCCTCTCGTACAAGAACCGATACGTCCAGTCCGAGACCTTCAAGCTAGAGAAGGAGCGCAATAAGCCCTGCTTCCTCCCCACCATCGAAGGCGATTCCCTCTCCATCTTGGCCGCCTACGTTTTAAACCAG CTGAGGTTTGGGAAAATAAACAAATACATCAGCAACACCAATGTGTTTGAGCACGCAGGGAGAGTCTTCTCAAATGCCGAGAATCACATACCGCACGAGATTGATATATATAGTCTTGAGACATATGGAATCTGGGATTTTGATGGAACTTGGGATCGGCCTTTCACTACCCATCCAGAG AGAGCTCCAGGATCTGGAGAGCTTGTCATTTTTGGAATTGATGCGAAGAAACCTTTCTTTGTGCTTGGAGTCCTATCAG CTGATGGGAAAAAACTAATGCATAAGGTTGACCTCAAGCTGGCGAGGAGCACCTTTTGCCATGACATAGGAGTTACCAAAAT GTACAACATAATCCTGGACATGCCACTTATTGTTGATCTTAATAGACTTGTCAGAGGTGGTCC GTTGATGAAGTTTGAGAAGGAAAGTTATGCAAGAATTGGGGTGATGCCCCGTTATGGAGATGCAGATTCAGTTAAATGGTTTGAGGTGGATCCATATTGTACTTTCCACATTGTCAATTGCTTTGAGACTGGTGATGAG GTGGTTGTAATGGGTTGTCGAGCACCGGAATCAATCATCCCTGGCCCAGACCTGGGAATTGATAAATACCAGTGGTTTTCTAAAGGATTCAAGCCCATGACCAAAAAAGCAAAATGTGCTGACAATATTTTTGAAGAAGGGTACCTCTACTCGCGTATGTATGAATGGAGGCTAAACATGAAAACAGGGGGTGTCACTGGGAGATATCTAACAGGAACGGATTTCTCAATAGACTTTCCCACAATCAATGACCATTTCATTGGGTTGTATAATAAATATGCTTATGCGCAAGTTGTGGACTCTCCAGCAAGTTCAATCTGTG CTCTGCCCAAATATGGAAGTCTGGCAAAGTTTTATCTTGAAGAACAAGTTAACGGCATTACTGAG CTGGAGAAACACTATGAACACCTGGTTAAGGTAGAGCACCACCAGCTTGGCAGAAATCAGTTCTGTTCAGGAGCAGCATTTGTCTCAAAACGAGGTGATTGTGATGAAGATGATGGTTGGATAGTTTCTTTTGTGCACAATGAAGATACAAATGCATCTCAG GTCTACATAATTGACACTAAAAGTTTTGAGAGTGACCCTATTGTGAAAATAACTTTGCCACAAAGGGTGCCTTATGGATTCCATGGAACTTTCATATCCAGATCAACTCAATGTTGA
- the LOC105042278 gene encoding E3 ubiquitin-protein ligase ATL42 translates to MPPPSNPSLLLLVFLSIWALGAAQMNQPDSQGMTVSFRPSVAIVIGVFSLMFSLTFLLLVYAKFCHTAASELFSSDTAGVDRPNGNILFNHNRFSGIDRTVIESLPLFRFSSLRGARDGLECAVCLSRFDDTELLRLLPQCKHAFHLGCVDRWLEAHSSCPLCRRKVSVEDATLFKYSTSSRFLFPSSRREDPGRDLELELFVEREPGDNSGRHGSSRFSIGSSFRKIERKEKEKLNLPILEERNDDGGEFYHKFKHRIIVSDVVFKSRWSDVNSSDFISLNTDMLSLASSRRFSALDSDANPHFESIPREKRSVDQSVWKIKEEMEKKRLLESKASQMNRGQPVAVGSASHGEGNSGSAGSRPLVSPGNNRSMSEITILSRFRAVGEPSGAQEEDVRRLWLPIARRTVQWFAGRERMSQSPGSREVTNV, encoded by the coding sequence ATGCCTCCTCCCTCCAAtccctccctcctcctcctcgtctTCTTATCGATCTGGGCACTCGGCGCCGCCCAGATGAACCAGCCGGACTCCCAGGGGATGACGGTGTCGTTCCGGCCGAGCGTCGCCATCGTCATCGGAGTCTTCTCCCTCATGTTCTCTCTCACCTTTCTTCTTCTCGTGTATGCAAAATTCTGCCACACCGCCGCCTCCGAGCTCTTCTCCTCCGACACCGCCGGCGTCGACCGGCCCAACGGTAATATTTTGTTCAACCACAAccgcttctccggcatcgacagGACGGTCATCGAGTCGCTGCCCTTATTCCGCTTCTCCTCCCTCCGCGGCGCCCGCGACGGCCTCGAGTGCGCGGTCTGCCTCTCGAGATTCGACGACACGGAGCTCCTCCGGCTGCTGCCCCAGTGCAAGCACGCGTTCCACCTCGGCTGCGTGGACCGCTGGCTGGAGGCCCACTCCAGCTGCCCCCTCTGCCGCCGCAAGGTCTCCGTCGAGGACGCCACCCTCTTCAAGTACTCCACCAGCTCCAGATTCTTGTTCCCCTCCTCCCGGAGAGAAGATCCGGGCAGAGACCTGGAGCTCGAGCTCTTCGTCGAGAGGGAGCCCGGCGACAACAGCGGCCGCCACGGCTCCTCGAGATTCAGTATCGGAAGCAGCTTCCGGAAGATCGAacggaaggagaaggagaagctgAATTTGCCGATTTTGGAAGAAAGGAATGATGACGGGGGAGAATTCTACCACAAGTTCAAGCATCGAATTATAGTATCGGACGTGGTGTTCAAGAGCAGATGGAGCGATGTGAATTCCTCGGATTTCATCTCTCTCAACACCGACATGCTGAGCTTGGCTTCCAGCAGGAGGTTCTCGGCTCTGGATTCGGATGCGAATCCCCATTTCGAATCGATTCCGAGAGAGAAGCGTTCCGTGGATCAGAGCGTGTGGAAGATTAAGGAGGAGATGGAGAAGAAGAGGCTGCTGGAGAGCAAGGCCAGCCAGATGAACCGGGGCCAGCCGGTGGCCGTCGGTTCGGCATCGCACGGTGAGGGGAATTCGGGGAGTGCTGGATCGAGGCCTCTGGTTTCGCCCGGGAATAATAGATCCATGTCGGAGATCACAATCTTGTCGAGATTTAGGGCGGTCGGAGAGCCGAGTGGGGCCCAGGAGGAGGACGTGAGGAGGCTTTGGCTGCCGATTGCGAGACGGACGGTGCAGTGGTTCGCTGGAAGAGAGAGGATGTCGCAGTCGCCGGGCAGTAGAGAGGTGACAAATGTTTGA